From the genome of Immundisolibacter sp.:
CCGCAGCGTTCCATGCGACGCCTGCGAGCGCTTGTCAACCGAGCGGCACCGGACCAAAATGAAATGCAAATTCTGCGCGGCATCCTGACCGCCACCGGGCACGCCATCGCGGCGGCCGAAGCCAAGAGCACTCCCTGCCATGCTGAACCGCCTGCGTGAAGACATCGACTGCGTGTTCGCCCGCGACCCGGCGGCGCGCAACCGCTTCGAGGTATTTACCACCTACCCCGGCCTGCACGCACTGTGGCTACATCGGCTCGCGCACTGGCTGTGGGGGCTGAAGCTGCGCTGGCTGGCCCGTGTCGTCTCCTATCTGGGGCGTTTTTTGACCGGTATCGAGATTCACCCCGGCGCGCGCATCGGCCGGCGCTTTTTCATCGACCACGGCATGGGTGTGGTGATCGGCGAGACGGCCCAGATCGGCGACGATTGCACGCTCTACCACGGCGTGACCCTGGGTGGCACGATTTGGGAGAAGGGCAAACGCCACCCGACCCTGCAGAACGACGTCGTGGTCGGAGCCGGAGCCAAGATCCTCGGCCCGATCACCATGGGCCAGGGGGCGCGCGTCGGCAGCAACTCGGTGGTGGTCAAGGATGTGCCGGCCGGCGCCACTGTGGTGGGGATACCAGGCCGGGTGGTCGGGGCCGATGCCGAGCGTCGGCGCGAGACCGCCGCCCGTATCGGCTTTGCCGCCTATGGCCTGCGCGGCGACTTGCCCGATCCGGTCAGCCGCTCGCTGGACGCCGTACTTGATCACGTCGAGGCGATCGAGGAGCGCATGGCCAAGATCACCGCCGCTCTGCAGGAACTGGGCGTTACAACCGGCACCGATGACGCAGCCGTAGCGCACGCACGCCGCAACGACTCTGACGCTTGACCCCGCCGCGCCCCGCTGCCCCGCCCGGCGACTCTCCGGGCGCGCAGCGCGTGGCGGACGCTGACCCGGACCCCAACAGCACTACCAATACGCGCGCGGCGTCGCGTTTTGTCGAGCCGGCGCGCCTGCGCCGCATCCTGGTGCTGGCGCTGCCCATCATCGCCGCTATGGTGTCGCAGAGCCTGCTGAACGTGATCGACACCGCCATGGTCGGCCAGCTGGGCGACGCCGCGCTGGCGGCCGTCGGCCTGGGTAGCTTCGTGCTGTTTACTTGCCAGGCCATGATCCTTGGCCTGTCAGTGGGTGTGCAGGCCATCGCCGCCCGGCGCAAAGGCGAGGGCCGGCTGGACGAAACCGCCGTCCCCCTCAACGCCAGCCTGCTGCTGATCCTGATCATCGGCCCGGTGTTGACGCTGGCGCTGTATTGGCTGGCGCCGTGGTTTTTCCCACTGCTGACTCCCGATCCGGCGGTCGTTGCCGGCGCCGTGCCGTATTTTCAGATCCGCATGCTCGCCGGCCCGCTGATGGCGATGAACTATGCCTTTCGCGGCTACTGGAACGGTATCGGCCAATCGCGCCTGTACATGATCACGCTGCTGATCATGCACGCCAGCAATGTGCTGCTGAATTACATGTTCATTTACGGCCACTTCGGCGCACCGGAGCTCGGTGTGCCCGGCGCGGCCCTGGCCACGGCGCTGTCGGTGCTGATCGGCACCACCCTTTACTATGGTTTCGGCTGGCGCTACGCGCTGCAAGGCGGCTTCCTGCGCCGCAGGCCAAACCGCCAGGATGTAACCACTCTGGTACGCATATCGGTTCCAGCTGGCTTGCAGCACGTGTCGCAATCGGCCGGTCTGGTGGCCCTGTACTGGATC
Proteins encoded in this window:
- the cysE gene encoding serine O-acetyltransferase, yielding MLNRLREDIDCVFARDPAARNRFEVFTTYPGLHALWLHRLAHWLWGLKLRWLARVVSYLGRFLTGIEIHPGARIGRRFFIDHGMGVVIGETAQIGDDCTLYHGVTLGGTIWEKGKRHPTLQNDVVVGAGAKILGPITMGQGARVGSNSVVVKDVPAGATVVGIPGRVVGADAERRRETAARIGFAAYGLRGDLPDPVSRSLDAVLDHVEAIEERMAKITAALQELGVTTGTDDAAVAHARRNDSDA
- a CDS encoding MATE family efflux transporter; the encoded protein is MTPPRPAAPPGDSPGAQRVADADPDPNSTTNTRAASRFVEPARLRRILVLALPIIAAMVSQSLLNVIDTAMVGQLGDAALAAVGLGSFVLFTCQAMILGLSVGVQAIAARRKGEGRLDETAVPLNASLLLILIIGPVLTLALYWLAPWFFPLLTPDPAVVAGAVPYFQIRMLAGPLMAMNYAFRGYWNGIGQSRLYMITLLIMHASNVLLNYMFIYGHFGAPELGVPGAALATALSVLIGTTLYYGFGWRYALQGGFLRRRPNRQDVTTLVRISVPAGLQHVSQSAGLVALYWIIGRIGTAELAAANVLVNLMTVAILPGMGLAIAAATLVGQSLGQGDVADARRWTRDTLRVGMLGLALLGAPMVLAPDLILGLFLHSPDTIALARWPMRIAGLAVMLEGIKRIYMQVLMSAGDGRRVMRISVLTQWGMFTPLAYMIGPVWGLGLLGIWLGQEVYRLTQVAVFRRYWRQGHWARIRI